The Synechocystis sp. PCC 7509 genome includes a window with the following:
- a CDS encoding DUF2973 domain-containing protein, producing the protein MLHLLYILAFTVLALIAVSNLIRNLIVFSVEGDGVYSRGQSSSYANGNHGSGSRMARSVPHPEFLDSTGKIIKDPLLVMRSIDVQDARAHLDALYEASPGYSGEIDKEN; encoded by the coding sequence ATGTTACATTTACTTTACATTTTAGCTTTTACAGTTCTTGCCTTAATCGCGGTAAGTAATTTAATCCGCAACTTGATTGTCTTTAGTGTGGAAGGAGATGGCGTTTATTCTAGAGGGCAGTCTTCTAGTTATGCTAATGGTAATCATGGTTCGGGTTCAAGAATGGCTCGTTCTGTACCCCATCCAGAGTTTTTAGATAGTACAGGCAAAATAATTAAAGATCCGCTTTTAGTTATGCGTTCTATCGATGTTCAAGATGCCCGCGCTCATTTGGATGCACTTTACGAAGCTTCTCCTGGGTATAGTGGTGAAATTGACAAGGAAAATTAA